The window ACCTTTGGGAACGTCGTGGTGACGTTCGGGGCCGATCTGCCTCTGGCGCGCGGCGAAAGCATGAGGATACCAGGTCATGAACCTGATTCAGCAGATCGAAGCCGAAGAAATCGCCAAGGCCGGCAAGACCATTCCCGAATTCCGTCCGGGCGACACCGTCCGCGTCGGCGTGAAGGTCGTCGAAGGCACCCGCACCCGCGTCCAGGCTTTCGAAGGCGTGTGCATCGCGCGTTCGAACCGTGGCATGGGTTCGAACTTCACCGTGCGCAAGATGAGCTTCGGTGAAGGCGTCGAGCGCGTATTCCCGCTCTACTCGCCGAACATCGATTCGATCGAAGTCGTGCGTCGCGGTGTCGTGCGTCGCGCCAAGCTGTACTACCTGCGTGGTCGTACCGGCAAGCGCGCGCGTATCGCCGAGCGTCGCGACACCCGCGCAGAAGGCTGATCGTTCGGTCACGAACGACGCCGCCCTGCAAAGGCGCGTTTCAGGAAGGGGTGATCCGGTCTACCGGGTCACCCCTTTCTTGCTTGTGGTTTATCCGCAGTAAACCACGCATTTTACA of the Novosphingobium sp. 9 genome contains:
- the rplS gene encoding 50S ribosomal protein L19; amino-acid sequence: MNLIQQIEAEEIAKAGKTIPEFRPGDTVRVGVKVVEGTRTRVQAFEGVCIARSNRGMGSNFTVRKMSFGEGVERVFPLYSPNIDSIEVVRRGVVRRAKLYYLRGRTGKRARIAERRDTRAEG